The Ictalurus punctatus breed USDA103 chromosome 9, Coco_2.0, whole genome shotgun sequence genome contains a region encoding:
- the LOC108261457 gene encoding E3 ubiquitin-protein ligase TRIM39-like encodes MISSQASAVACTVLGDLKRKLESQANAQARRSEVCVSVLYCDRPQESQRYSIRGGEWREEVSTELKRIQRYAVDVTMDTDTAYPRLILSDDGKQVTYGDTKQNLPDTPKRFTYHPIVLGNQGFSSGRFYYEVQVSRKTEWSLGVVRESFNRKGKIETFKPQDGFWTVILRKGNEYTARDDPCIPLFLREKPQKVGVFVDYDEGLVSFYDVEARSHIYSFTCQSFTEKLYPYFSPCLNDGGKNAAPLITSRVSKTE; translated from the exons ATGATTTCCTCTCAAGCTAGCGCTGTAGCATGCACCGTGCTCGGAGACCTGAAGCGCAAGCTCGAATCTCAAGCCAATGCGCAAGCT AGACgatcagaagtgtgtgtgtcggttCTGTACTGTGACAGACCACAAGAATCACAACGTTATTCCATtagaggaggagagtggagaGAGGAGG TCTCCACAGAACTGAAGAGGATTCAGCGGTATGCAG tggATGTGACTATGGATACTGATACAGCTTATCCTCGTCTCATCCTGTCTGATGATGGAAAACAAGTGACGTATGGAGACACAAAGCAGAATCTCCCAGACACCCCGAAAAGATTCACTTATCATCCAATTGTCCTGGGAAATCAGGGTTTCTCCTCAGGGAGGTTTTACTATGAGGTGCAGGTCAGCAGGAAGACTGAGTGGAGTTTAGGAGTGGTCAGAGAGTCTTTTAACAGGAAGGGGAAAATTGAGACATTTAAACCTCAGGATggattctggactgtgattcTGAGGAAGGGGAATGAGTATACTGCTCGTGATGATCCCTGTATCCCCCTCTTCCTGAGAGAGAAACCCCAGAAGGTGGGCGTGTTTGTGGATTATGATGAGGGTCTGGTCTCCTTTTATGACGTTGAGGCCAGGTCTCATATCTACTCTTTCACTTGTCAGTCTTTCACTGAGAAACTCTATCCATACTTCAGTCCTTGTTTGAATGATGGAGGTAAAAACGCAGCACCACTGATCACCTCTCGTGTATCAAAGACTGAATAA
- the LOC128633602 gene encoding E3 ubiquitin-protein ligase TRIM39 — MDEYSSPQAKKARRATSHRSTDFAGESSRVLTEEQLQCSICLKVFTDPVTTPCGHKFCNSCLTQIWDTSQHYYCPYCKEKFTKRPELKINITLREVSDRFKKKTVSDKSQVLCDICTGVKRKALKSCLHCVLTFCPSHLDLHNKIIKNKKHKVINAVENVEKYICQEHKRPLEMFCRDDQKYACWFCTVTDHNDHNVIPLEEESGQRKSQLGKTQTELQQMIQERLKKIQEINHSVELSKRNTEKEKSDSIEVFTALIRSIERSLLEVMEEKQKAAEKQAEGLIKELEQEIDELKRRDTELEQLSHTDDHLHLLQIYPSLCIAPHTKNWTEIRIKTEPSVEALRTTLSQLQKTLNEKLSVTLNEKLKEKVPTELKRIQQYAVDVTLDTDTAYPRLILSDDGKQVTCGDTKQNLPDTPKRFTYHPIVLGNQGFSSGRFYYEVQVSGKTEWDLGVVRESVNRKGEIALKPQDGFWTVVLRNGNEYTARDDPCVSLSLREKPQKVGVFVNYDEGLVSFYDIEVMSHIYSFTGQSFTEKLYPYFCPSNNDGGKNSAPLIISRV; from the exons atggatGAATATTCTTCACCACAAGCAAAGAAAGCCAGAAGGGCTACATCACATAGAAGTACTGACT TTGCAGGTGAATCCAGCAGAGTTCTGACTGAAGAGCAGTTACAGTGttccatctgtctgaaagtgtTCACTGACCCTGTCACAACTCCATGTGGACACAAGTTCTGCAACAGCTGCCTCACACAAATCTGGGATACGAGTCAGCATTATTATTGTCCATATTGCAAAGAGAAATTCACCAAGAGACCTGAACTCAAGATTAATATTACACTGAGAGAGGTTTCAGATCGCTTCAAGAAGAAAACAGTCTCAGATAAGTCCCAGGTTCTTTGTGACATCTGCACTGGTGTGAAGCGGAAGGCCTTGAAATCCTGTCTGCATTGTGTTCTGACATTCTGTCCGTCTCATTTAGATCTTCATAATAAGattataaaaaataagaaacacaAAGTAATAAATGCAGTGGAGAACGTGGAGAAATACATTTGCCAGGAGCATAAGAGACCTCTGGAGATGTTCTGTAGAGACGATCAGAAGTATGCGTGTTGGTTCTGTACTGTGACAGACCACAACGATCACAACGTTATTCCATTAGAGGAGGAGAGTGGACAGAGGAAG AGTCAGCTGGGGAAAACACAGACGGAGCTGCAGCAGATGATCCAGGAGCGACtgaagaagatccaggagattaaTCACTCAGTAGAGCTCAGCAAA agaaacacagagaaggaGAAATCAGACAGTATTGAAGTCTTCACCGCTCTGATTCGCTCCATTGAGAGGAGTCTGCTGGAGGTGAtggaggagaagcagaaagcagcagagaagCAGGCTGAAGGACTCATTAAAGAGCTGGAACAGGAAATCGATGAGCTAAAGAGGAGAgacactgagctggagcagctctCACACACTGACGATCATCTCCACCTCCTACAG ATTTATCCGTCACTGTGCATCGCTCCACACACCAAGAACTGGACTGAGATCAGGATTAAAACTGAACCGAGTGTGGAAGCTCTGAGGACGACTCTGTCTCAGCTTCAGAAGACTCTGAATGAGAAACTCAGTGTAACTCTGAATGAGAAGCTGAAGGAAAAAG TCCCCACAGAACTGAAGAGGATTCAGCAGTATGCAG tggATGTGACTCTGGATACTGATACAGCTTATCCTCGTCTCATCCTGTCTGATGATGGAAAACAAGTGACGTGTGGTGACACAAAGCAGAATCTCCCAGACACTCCGAAAAGATTCACTTATCATCCAATTGTCCTGGGAAATCAGGGTTTCTCCTCAGGGAGGTTTTACTATGAGGTGCAGGTCAGTGGGAAGACTGAGTGGGATTTAGGAGTGGTCAGAGAGTCTGTTAACAGGAAGGGGGAAATTGCACTTAAACCTCAGGATGGATTCTGGACCGTGGTTCTGAGGAACGGGAATGAGTATACTGCTCGTGATGATCCctgtgtctccctctccctgagAGAGAAACCCCAGAAGGTGGGCGTGTTTGTGAATTATGATGAGGGTCTGGTCTCCTTTTATGACATCGAGGTCATGTCTCATATCTACTCTTTCACTGGTCAGTCTTTCACTGAGAAACTCTATCCATACTTCTGTCCTTCTAATAATGATGGAGGTAAAAACTCAGCACCACTGATCATCTCTCGTGTGTAA